In Brevibacillus brevis, a genomic segment contains:
- a CDS encoding MerR family transcriptional regulator produces MEYTVQKLGLLAGVSTRTLRYYDEIGILKPARINSSGYRIYGPAEVDRLQQILFYRELGVSLEEIKEIITSPDFDADQALREHRKRLLEKREQLDALIANVDQTLAQREGKKTMSDKQKFAGFKQKLIDDNERQYGSEVRAKYGDEQVDRSNQKIKGMTEEEYERLSKLEASIREALAEAYATGDPASELAQQAVRLHREWLTFYWDGYTKEAHMGLAQMYVDDPRFTAYYDRDQPGIAAFLRDAVMVYAGKE; encoded by the coding sequence ATGGAATATACAGTGCAAAAGCTGGGGCTCCTGGCGGGCGTCAGCACCCGGACGCTCCGATACTACGACGAAATTGGCATTCTCAAGCCGGCGAGAATCAATTCGTCCGGGTATCGTATCTATGGTCCGGCAGAGGTCGACCGGTTGCAGCAAATCCTTTTTTACCGAGAGCTGGGTGTGAGCTTGGAGGAAATCAAGGAGATCATCACGTCACCCGACTTCGACGCCGACCAGGCACTGCGGGAGCACCGCAAGAGGCTCCTGGAAAAACGGGAACAATTGGACGCGCTGATCGCGAACGTCGATCAGACGCTCGCCCAGAGAGAGGGGAAGAAAACGATGAGCGACAAACAAAAATTTGCTGGCTTCAAACAGAAGCTGATCGATGACAACGAACGACAGTACGGCAGTGAAGTCCGTGCCAAATACGGGGATGAGCAGGTCGACCGATCGAATCAAAAGATCAAAGGAATGACCGAAGAAGAGTACGAGAGACTGTCGAAGCTGGAAGCATCCATTCGCGAAGCGCTTGCCGAAGCGTATGCGACGGGCGATCCGGCATCGGAGCTCGCACAGCAGGCGGTCCGGCTCCATCGGGAGTGGCTGACCTTTTACTGGGACGGCTACACCAAAGAGGCTCACATGGGACTCGCGCAGATGTACGTGGACGACCCTCGGTTTACCGCCTACTATGACCGCGACCAGCCGGGCATCGCTGCTTTTTTGCGGGATGCGGTGATGGTGTACGCCGGTAAGGAGTAA